In a single window of the Bactrocera dorsalis isolate Fly_Bdor chromosome 2, ASM2337382v1, whole genome shotgun sequence genome:
- the LOC125776101 gene encoding uncharacterized protein LOC125776101 — MPHTQKTQKERSAPYKATTTSSVVIKEDTSAMNPGEQQPLQMTGSQILKEASRIMDFDGRDLSSFIREVDMILPLFNPNPSMLEFVTQRHVKTKIKGEAASVIRPLGPTPTWQQMREELIKNFGVKESYHTLYNQAIVLRNYNVKYIFKITLMIAIVIISNAAKLEVHEIHTDNGYAEIITNTKQIVTSSDLVIHIIDPREILYILNNITKISQTYSHLHYYTLSNEIEILRGKIKH, encoded by the exons ATGCCCCACACACAGAAGACGCAGAAAGAGCGAAGTGCAccatacaaagcaacaacaacaagttcagtTGTAATAAAAGAGGATACATCAGCAATGAATCCAGGCGAGCAGCAACCACTTCAGATGACaggatcgcaaattttgaaggaaGCTTCAAGAATCATGGACTTTGACGGCAGAGATTTATCATCATTCATCAGGGAAGTTGACATGATCCTTCCTTTATTCAACCCCAACCCATCAATGTTGGAATTTGTAACGCAGCGAcacgtcaaaacaaaaattaaaggagaagCAGCAAGTGTCATCCGGCCTTTGGGACCTACACCAACATGGCAGCAAATGAGagaagaactcataaagaaTTTTGGAGTAAAGGAGTCGTACCACACCCTTTACAATCAGGCGATTGTACTACGAAACTATAAC gtcaaatacatcttcaaaataacattgATGATAGCAATTGTAATAATTAGCAATGCAGCCAAACTGGAAGTACATGAAATACATACCGACAATGGATACGCAGAAATTATCACCAACACTAAACAGATTGTTACATCATCTGACCTCGTAATTCACATAATTGACCCTCGCGAAATTCTTTACatactaaataatataacaaaaatctcGCAAACATATTCACATTTACATTACTACACCCtatctaatgaaattgaaatcttgAGAGGTAAAATCAAACATTAA